A region of Toxorhynchites rutilus septentrionalis strain SRP chromosome 1, ASM2978413v1, whole genome shotgun sequence DNA encodes the following proteins:
- the LOC129761464 gene encoding uncharacterized protein K02A2.6-like, translating into MPESLKTDNGPQFRSDEFRNFCDQYGIKLRNSTPYWPQANGEVERVNGMLKKHLKISQVKDTDWKWDLRMCVLTYNSTPHSTTGVAPSVLMFGRVMKDKLPSISVDSGEILEEVKDRDREQKQKNEEYANARRHARNSNLQSGDIVVVKRPMKEHKLASNFSPEEWEIIDKNGSDVTLRFKISDRVIHRNTAHLKRLHSRDDEDVQISSEDDGAEGVFSK; encoded by the coding sequence ATGCCGGAGAGCCTAAAAACAGATAATGGTCCCCAATTCAGAAGCGATGAATTCAGAAATTTCTGTGATCAATATGGTATCAAACTTCGTAATAGTACACCATATTGGCCTCAAGCGAACGGTGAAGTGGAGCGAGTGAATggaatgttgaaaaagcatcTAAAGATAAGCCAGGTGAAGGATACAGACTGGAAGTGGGATCTCCGAATGTGCGTACTGACGTATAATTCAACACCTCACTCAACCACCGGGGTGGCACCATCCGTATTGATGTTTGGTCGGGTTATGAAGGATAAATTACCATCTATTTCAGTCGACTCCGGCGAAATTTTGGAAGAAGTGAAGGACAGAGATAGAgaacagaaacagaaaaacGAAGAATACGCAAATGCTAGACGACATGCAAGGAATAGTAATCTTCAATCTGGTGATATAGTTGTTGTAAAGAGACCAATGAAAGAACACAAGCTCGCATCCAACTTCAGCCCAGAGGAGTGGGAAATTATTGATAAGAACGGATCCGACGTAACGCTGCGTTTCAAGATATCAGATCGAGTAATTCATAGAAATACAGCTCATTTAAAACGGCTTCATTCACGAGACGATGAGGATGTCCAGATATCTTCAGAAGACGATGGTGCCGAGGGTGTCTTTTCGAAGTGA
- the LOC129761463 gene encoding uncharacterized protein LOC129761463 has translation MHDNLPEAKTVLLVLSEPPYYDAAVAAFDTHFEPERMVAYERYVFRQMAQKPSERLSDFTLRLRIQAKRCAFLPNVLEEMIIDQITEKGSSGTLRILKRDVRSLNEIIALGTAMTESKVKSMQMTNKGHAYREEVMVQSVKQQRRGHFVYPSCTPVMNRGVLMTCHACGHPGHLKASKWCPARGIKCSRCHQNGHYAKFCSKFNQPQNQEPLQRHKRSFYEAGRTDWHNPPAKRIRTVTESNVDCQEDANISYAMGRNVFHFRIGGVIVPMTIDSGADVNIIPVHIWHRLKRVDVQAYDLSRQPDRILKAYASSEPLKIKDMFNAEIEANDNTTKAKFYVVEGGKQCSLGEKTARELQVLKIGFNVGAIDQSPKEFPKVKGVLLEIPIDPTVQPVQQPYRRDPITLEGLIAEKLQCLLEQGIIERVTQQSAWVSPLVPVLKDSGEVRLCVDSAPELQNRKVMETIVAGLEEVIVYLDDLVVFGKSEEKHATRLQTLLDRLATEFF, from the coding sequence ATGCATGACAATTTGCCTGAAGCCAAAACAGTGCTTTTAGTGCTTAGTGAACCTCCTTACTACGATGCAGCTGTCGCTGCCTTCGATACTCATTTCGAACCCGAGCGTATGGTTGCATACGAACGGTATGTGTTTAGGCAGATGGCACAGAAACCATCTGAAAGGTTGTCTGATTTCACATTGAGGTTAAGAATACAAGCAAAACGATGTGCATTTTTGCCGAACGTGTTGGAGGAAATGATAATTGATCAGATAACAGAGAAGGGTAGTTCAGGTACGTTGCGAATATTGAAAAGAGATGTACGGTCGTTGAATGAAATTATAGCTCTGGGTACCGCTATGACTGAATCCAAAGTGAAATCGATGCAGATGACAAATAAAGGACATGCCTATCGAGAGGAAGTGATGGTTCAATCGGTGAAACAACAGCGTCGGGGTCATTTTGTATATCCATCGTGTACTCCGGTCATGAACCGTGGAGTTCTAATGACATGCCACGCTTGTGGACATCCAGGGCATCTGAAGGCCAGCAAATGGTGTCCGGCAAGAGGAATAAAGTGCAGTAGATGCCACCAAAATGGTCATTATGCGAAGTTTTGTTCTAAATTCAACCAACCCCAAAATCAAGAACCCTTACAACGTCACAAAAGATCATTTTATGAGGCTGGGAGGACAGATTGGCACAACCCTCCAGCAAAACGTATCCGGACGGTAACAGAGAGCAACGTGGACTGCCAAGAAGATGCGAATATTTCTTATGCAATGGGACGCAACGTATTTCATTTCCGCATAGGAGGGGTCATAGTTCCGATGACCATAGATTCCGGTGCCGACGTAAACATAATTCCAGTGCACATTTGGCATCGGCTGAAACGAGTCGATGTTCAGGCTTATGATTTGTCCAGGCAACCTGATCGCATACTCAAAGCCTATGCAAGTAGTGAACCGCTGAAAATCAAGGACATGTTCAATGCAGAAATAGAAGCGAATGACAACACAACAAAAGCGAAGTTCTACGTTGTAGAGGGAGGTAAGCAATGTTCACTAGGTGAAAAGACAGCTCGTGAATTGCaagttttgaaaattggatTCAATGTTGGTGCCATCGATCAATCGCCAAAGGAGTTTCCCAAAGTGAAGGGGGTGCTGTTAGAAATTCCCATTGATCCAACAGTACAGCCTGTTCAGCAACCTTATAGACGGGACCCGATAACCCTGGAAGGCTTAATTGCGGAAAAGTTGCAGTGTTTGCTGGAGCAAGGCATTATAGAGCGTGTCACCCAACAGTCTGCCTGGGTTTCCCCTTTGGTTCCGGTCCTTAAAGATTCAGGAGAAGTCCGACTTTGCGTTGACTCAGCTCCAGAACTCCAGAACAGAAAGGTTATGGAAACAATAGTTGCGGGTTTAGAAGAAGTTATTGTATACCTTGATGACTTGGTGGTATTCGGAAAATCGGAAGAAAAACATGCAACGAGACTACAGACTCTTCTAGACAGGCTGGCTACGGAATTTTTCTGA